The Corallococcus soli genome has a window encoding:
- a CDS encoding lantibiotic dehydratase, producing the protein MTPHRPPLPGHAPSGFFVLRTPLLPFDALRAWSEGLQALHFMEAPVAEQEAALAADRLLLRDRLSAAIARPEVREALFLASPSLDEHLSAWTHAPDSPHGQKLERTLVRYWQRMASRATPFGLFAGNSLGTFAGMTRLVLSPRESYRRHTRLDMDYVDALTDKLAGLPVLREALRYRPNSSLYRAAGRLRYAESRRDGGSRTYQLVGVEPTAYLEATLERARGGASLATLVQALVEADPDVSSDEARGYVDMLVEHQLLLPDLAPLVTGPEPLRELLARLEAVPALADTVRTLHHVQDALAALDDAPPGVEPSRYRALAKGLEALPAPVEPNRLFQVDLRKPTEALSLGPRVVAAMARGVALLHRLSPASESPSLRRFREAFVQRYEEREVPLLEALDEDVGVGFELASPEAAEASPLLRDLAFPSPPAEERVAWGKTWAHLNYRLSEVLRTGGPLELDAADLEALENPRPSPLPDAFAVMATVLAASQEDVDAGRFQLVFDSMIGPSGAALLGRFCHGDPELLRHVTAHLRAEEALRPEAVFAEVVHLPEGRVGNILCRPVLRDHELVFLGRSGAPPEQQLPLTDLHLRVQGSRIVLRSASLGREVLPRVTHVHNFGRSHLRPYTFLGTLQQQGVSPGLRWNWGPLATSAYLPRVTHGGLVLHRARWRIKAPTLHALGALEGAERFREAQRLRARLGLPRTVGLEDRDNVLPVDLDNVLSIDTFVQLVRHQSEVVLVELPTDEDLCVRGPEGSFVHEVVVPFVRDAPSAPPPAPRLAKPPRLERSFPPGSEWLYVKLYTGTALAERVLTEAVAPLAREALASGAAHQWFFLRYGDPDWHLRVRFHGDPRRLHTDVLSRLHELLRPLRRDGVVHRVQVDTYEREVERYGGDAGLPLAERLFHMDSETALELLDTVAGEDGAEARWRLLLCGIDRLLGDLDFNLEDRCRLLAGLRKGYGQEFQVDGAFERRLGERFRTHRQELESMLWRTGPSDGLLAPGLAALSRRSERQAEVTARLRAHALEGALTQPLERVAESLIHMHTNRLLRTAARAQELVLYDFLHRLYTSRQAREERRP; encoded by the coding sequence ATGACGCCCCACCGTCCTCCCCTTCCGGGCCACGCCCCTTCTGGCTTCTTCGTCCTGCGCACCCCGCTGCTGCCTTTCGATGCGCTGCGCGCGTGGAGCGAGGGCCTCCAGGCGCTCCACTTCATGGAGGCCCCGGTCGCCGAACAGGAAGCAGCGCTCGCGGCGGATCGCCTCCTCCTGCGCGACAGGCTCTCGGCGGCGATTGCCCGCCCGGAAGTTCGTGAGGCGTTGTTCCTCGCATCCCCTTCGCTTGACGAGCACCTGTCCGCGTGGACGCACGCTCCGGACAGCCCCCATGGCCAGAAGCTGGAGCGCACACTGGTGCGCTACTGGCAGCGCATGGCCTCGCGCGCGACGCCCTTCGGGCTGTTCGCCGGCAACAGCCTGGGCACGTTCGCTGGGATGACGCGGCTGGTGCTGTCCCCTCGCGAGTCGTATCGGCGTCACACGCGGCTGGACATGGACTACGTCGATGCCCTGACGGACAAGCTCGCGGGCCTGCCCGTGCTGCGCGAAGCCCTGCGCTACCGGCCCAACTCCAGCCTGTACCGGGCCGCGGGGAGGCTGCGCTACGCGGAGTCGCGCCGCGACGGAGGCTCGCGCACCTACCAGCTCGTCGGCGTGGAGCCCACCGCGTACCTGGAAGCCACGCTGGAGCGAGCCCGTGGGGGGGCGTCGCTCGCGACGCTCGTCCAGGCGTTGGTGGAGGCCGACCCCGACGTGTCCTCCGACGAGGCCCGGGGCTACGTGGACATGCTCGTGGAGCACCAGTTGCTCCTTCCAGACCTGGCGCCGCTCGTCACCGGGCCGGAGCCACTGCGCGAGCTGCTCGCGCGCCTGGAGGCCGTGCCGGCGCTGGCCGACACCGTCCGCACCCTCCACCACGTCCAGGACGCCCTGGCGGCGCTGGATGACGCACCGCCAGGCGTGGAGCCGTCGCGCTACCGCGCGCTCGCCAAGGGACTGGAGGCCCTCCCCGCCCCCGTCGAACCCAACCGCCTCTTCCAGGTGGACCTGCGCAAACCCACCGAAGCGCTGAGCCTGGGCCCCCGGGTGGTGGCCGCGATGGCCCGGGGCGTGGCCCTGCTGCACCGGCTGAGCCCGGCGTCGGAGTCACCCAGCCTGCGGCGCTTCCGCGAGGCCTTCGTCCAACGCTACGAGGAGCGCGAAGTCCCGCTGTTGGAGGCCCTGGATGAGGACGTGGGGGTGGGCTTCGAGCTGGCGAGTCCCGAGGCCGCCGAGGCCTCCCCCCTGCTGCGCGACCTGGCCTTCCCCTCCCCTCCCGCCGAGGAGCGCGTCGCCTGGGGCAAGACCTGGGCGCACCTGAACTACCGGCTGTCGGAGGTGCTGCGCACGGGCGGCCCCCTGGAGCTGGACGCGGCGGACCTGGAGGCGCTGGAGAACCCGCGGCCCTCGCCGCTGCCGGACGCCTTCGCCGTGATGGCGACCGTGCTGGCCGCATCCCAGGAGGACGTGGACGCGGGGCGCTTCCAGCTCGTGTTCGATTCGATGATTGGCCCCTCCGGCGCGGCGCTCCTCGGGCGCTTCTGCCATGGCGACCCGGAGCTGCTGCGGCACGTGACGGCGCACCTGCGCGCGGAGGAGGCGCTGCGGCCGGAGGCCGTCTTCGCGGAGGTGGTGCACCTGCCGGAGGGACGCGTGGGCAACATCCTCTGCCGGCCCGTGCTGCGCGACCACGAGTTGGTGTTCCTGGGACGCTCGGGCGCGCCGCCGGAGCAACAGCTCCCGCTCACGGACCTGCACCTCCGCGTCCAGGGCTCCCGCATCGTCCTGCGCTCCGCGAGCCTGGGGCGGGAGGTCCTCCCCCGCGTCACCCACGTCCACAACTTCGGCCGCTCGCACCTGCGGCCCTACACCTTCCTGGGCACGCTCCAGCAGCAGGGCGTGAGCCCGGGCCTGCGGTGGAACTGGGGGCCGCTCGCCACCAGCGCGTACCTTCCCCGCGTGACGCACGGCGGGCTGGTGCTCCACCGCGCCCGCTGGCGCATCAAGGCGCCCACGCTCCACGCGCTTGGAGCACTGGAGGGCGCCGAGCGCTTCCGTGAAGCGCAGCGGCTGCGCGCGCGCCTGGGGCTCCCACGCACCGTGGGCCTGGAGGACCGCGACAACGTGCTGCCCGTGGACCTGGACAACGTGCTCAGCATCGACACCTTCGTCCAGTTGGTGCGGCACCAGTCGGAGGTGGTCCTGGTGGAGCTGCCCACCGACGAGGACCTGTGCGTGCGGGGGCCCGAAGGAAGCTTCGTCCACGAGGTGGTGGTGCCCTTCGTGCGCGACGCCCCGTCCGCGCCTCCGCCCGCACCGCGGCTCGCGAAGCCCCCGAGGCTCGAGCGGTCGTTTCCGCCCGGCTCCGAGTGGCTGTACGTCAAGCTCTACACCGGGACGGCGCTCGCGGAGCGCGTGCTGACGGAGGCCGTGGCGCCACTCGCCCGCGAAGCGCTGGCCTCTGGCGCCGCGCACCAGTGGTTCTTCCTGCGCTACGGGGACCCGGACTGGCACCTGCGCGTGCGCTTCCACGGCGACCCGCGACGGCTTCACACGGACGTGCTGTCGCGGCTCCACGAACTGCTGCGCCCGCTGCGACGGGACGGAGTCGTCCACCGCGTGCAGGTGGACACCTACGAGCGCGAGGTCGAGCGCTATGGCGGCGACGCGGGCCTGCCGCTCGCGGAGCGGTTGTTCCACATGGACAGCGAGACGGCGCTGGAGCTGCTCGACACGGTGGCGGGGGAGGACGGTGCGGAGGCACGCTGGCGCCTGCTCCTGTGCGGCATCGACCGGCTGCTGGGCGACCTGGACTTCAATCTGGAGGACCGCTGCCGGTTGCTCGCGGGCCTGCGCAAGGGCTACGGCCAGGAGTTCCAGGTGGACGGCGCCTTCGAGCGCAGGCTGGGAGAGCGGTTCCGCACGCACCGTCAGGAACTGGAGTCCATGCTGTGGCGGACGGGGCCTTCCGACGGGCTGCTCGCGCCGGGACTCGCCGCGCTGAGCCGCCGCTCCGAACGTCAGGCGGAGGTGACCGCGCGGCTGCGCGCCCACGCCCTGGAGGGTGCGTTGACGCAGCCACTGGAGCGCGTGGCCGAGAGCCTCATCCACATGCACACCAACCGGCTGCTGCGCACCGCCGCCCGCGCACAGGAGCTGGTCCTCTACGACTTCCTGCACCGGCTCTACACGTCCCGACAGGCACGCGAGGAGCGACGGCCCTGA
- a CDS encoding lanthionine synthetase C family protein encodes MNPLVEALKHAHPTPPFAASLARGDAGRAVLFDALARAHDDARHRATSEVLLERATGALTSETLGPDFYDGFAGIAWAVQHVQRPSEAPDADPLTDIDAALGDFLQTRPWTQRYDLVSGLVGMGVYALERLPRVGARQCLEAVVARLGELAEPTSEGWRWRTLPGHVEPRLREEQPQGGFNLGMAHGIAGVLTVLGGAVASGVAEASARELLHGGWTWLMARRGKDSEPARFPTRVGLQDEPLTWPRRPAWCYGDPGVSLGLHTLARAVGNVEWEAQALALCRESTHRWTDVTAVQDGGLCHGAAGLAHLYNRLFQTTGEAVFEAASRFWFARLLTVHRQPGTGVGGFRTLERFDGDAEAWTDHPGLLAGATGIALALLAATTSEEPTWDRMLLMSLRHPAPDAP; translated from the coding sequence TTGAATCCTCTGGTTGAAGCACTGAAGCACGCACACCCCACGCCGCCCTTCGCGGCCTCCCTCGCGCGGGGGGACGCGGGACGCGCCGTGCTGTTCGACGCGCTCGCCCGGGCCCACGATGACGCCCGGCATCGCGCCACGTCGGAGGTCCTGCTGGAGCGCGCCACCGGGGCGCTGACCTCCGAGACCCTGGGCCCTGACTTCTATGACGGCTTCGCCGGCATCGCCTGGGCCGTCCAACACGTCCAGCGTCCTTCCGAGGCACCCGACGCGGATCCGCTGACGGACATCGACGCCGCGCTCGGGGACTTCCTCCAGACGCGGCCCTGGACCCAGCGCTACGACCTGGTGAGTGGACTGGTCGGCATGGGTGTCTATGCCCTGGAGCGGCTTCCCCGCGTCGGCGCGCGGCAATGCCTGGAAGCGGTGGTCGCCCGGCTGGGGGAGCTGGCGGAGCCCACATCGGAAGGATGGCGGTGGAGGACCCTGCCTGGACACGTGGAGCCACGGCTTCGCGAGGAGCAGCCCCAGGGAGGCTTCAACCTGGGCATGGCGCACGGCATCGCAGGGGTGCTCACCGTGCTCGGCGGCGCGGTGGCCTCCGGGGTCGCGGAGGCTTCCGCGCGCGAGCTGCTGCACGGTGGGTGGACGTGGCTCATGGCCCGGCGAGGGAAGGACTCGGAGCCCGCGCGCTTCCCCACGCGCGTGGGCCTCCAGGATGAGCCCCTCACCTGGCCGCGCCGTCCCGCGTGGTGTTACGGCGATCCGGGTGTGTCGCTCGGCCTGCACACGCTGGCGCGCGCCGTGGGCAATGTGGAGTGGGAGGCCCAGGCGCTCGCGCTCTGCCGGGAGTCCACGCATCGCTGGACGGACGTCACCGCCGTGCAGGATGGCGGCCTCTGCCATGGCGCCGCGGGACTCGCGCACCTCTACAACCGGCTCTTCCAGACGACGGGTGAGGCCGTCTTCGAAGCCGCTTCCCGCTTCTGGTTCGCGCGGCTGCTCACCGTGCACCGACAGCCAGGCACGGGCGTGGGCGGGTTCCGGACGCTGGAGCGCTTCGACGGTGACGCCGAGGCCTGGACCGACCACCCGGGCCTGCTCGCGGGCGCCACCGGCATCGCCCTGGCGCTGCTCGCGGCGACCACCTCCGAGGAGCCCACCTGGGACCGCATGCTGCTCATGTCCCTGCGTCACCCCGCCCCGGATGCGCCATGA
- a CDS encoding acetyl-CoA C-acetyltransferase has translation MTTSYIIDAVRTPRGRGKMGKGALTGLHPQELLAQALNALQRRGGWDAREVGDVIAGCVSQVNEQGANIARNAVLAAGWPQDVSAVSLNRFCGSGLQAVNFGAMGVASGAMDFVVSGGVESMSHLSLGADGGGQDGGNVRLRERVFQVPQGISADLIATLEGITREDVDALALRSQQRAARAIEENRFARSLFAVKDPGTGAVLLERDEFPRPDTSAQGLAALKPAFVAMGDTVVGPNGETLDGIALAAYPQAKRIQHIHTAGNSSGIVDGAAVVSLASGRYVKEKGLKPRARIRAMATLGTEPLLMLTAPAPVSEKALRLAGMKASDIDLWEINEAFAGVVVQTTRALGIDPERVNVNGGAIALGHPLGATGAMLLGTALDELERTGKQTALITMCIGGGQGIATILERV, from the coding sequence ATGACGACCAGCTACATCATCGACGCCGTCCGGACGCCGCGAGGTCGCGGGAAGATGGGCAAGGGCGCCCTCACGGGGCTGCACCCGCAGGAGCTGCTCGCGCAGGCGCTCAACGCGCTCCAGCGGCGCGGCGGCTGGGACGCGCGCGAGGTGGGGGACGTCATCGCGGGGTGCGTGTCGCAGGTGAACGAGCAGGGCGCGAACATCGCGCGCAACGCGGTGCTGGCGGCGGGGTGGCCGCAGGACGTGTCCGCCGTGTCGCTCAACCGCTTCTGCGGCTCCGGGCTCCAGGCGGTGAACTTCGGCGCGATGGGCGTGGCCTCCGGCGCGATGGACTTCGTGGTCTCCGGCGGCGTGGAGAGCATGTCGCACCTGTCCCTGGGAGCGGACGGCGGCGGCCAGGACGGCGGCAACGTGCGCCTGCGCGAGCGCGTCTTCCAGGTGCCCCAGGGCATCAGCGCGGACCTCATCGCCACGCTGGAGGGCATCACGCGCGAGGACGTGGACGCGCTGGCGCTGCGCTCGCAGCAGCGCGCGGCCCGCGCCATCGAGGAGAACCGCTTCGCCCGGTCGCTCTTCGCGGTGAAGGACCCTGGCACCGGCGCGGTGCTGCTGGAGCGCGACGAATTCCCCCGCCCGGACACCAGCGCCCAGGGGCTGGCGGCGCTCAAGCCCGCGTTCGTGGCGATGGGTGACACGGTCGTCGGACCGAACGGAGAAACGCTGGACGGCATCGCGCTCGCGGCCTACCCGCAAGCGAAGCGCATCCAGCACATCCACACCGCCGGCAACTCCAGCGGCATCGTGGACGGGGCCGCCGTGGTGTCGCTGGCCTCGGGGCGCTACGTGAAGGAGAAGGGCCTCAAGCCCCGCGCCCGCATCCGCGCGATGGCGACCCTGGGCACCGAGCCGCTCCTCATGCTCACGGCGCCCGCGCCAGTGAGCGAGAAGGCCCTGCGCCTTGCGGGCATGAAGGCCAGCGACATCGACCTGTGGGAGATCAACGAGGCCTTCGCGGGTGTCGTCGTCCAGACGACGCGCGCGCTGGGCATCGACCCGGAGCGCGTGAACGTCAACGGCGGCGCCATCGCGCTGGGCCACCCGCTGGGCGCCACCGGCGCGATGCTGCTGGGCACCGCCCTGGATGAGCTGGAGCGCACCGGCAAGCAGACCGCGCTCATCACCATGTGCATCGGCGGTGGGCAGGGCATCGCCACCATCCTGGAGCGCGTGTAG
- a CDS encoding OsmC family protein produces the protein MTQPLYTGQVRTVGESMARSTTEAQAFKIFMDEPVELGGSNGAPSPLDFVLAAHAGCLNYMTFYIARELGIPVTGTEITVQGSLNPAKFAGTNANVRAGYQSLTATIHVQGSATPEQLLHLQREIETRCPVSDNLAHPTPVHLSLRVAG, from the coding sequence ATGACACAGCCGCTGTACACCGGACAGGTCCGCACCGTGGGGGAGAGCATGGCCCGCAGCACCACGGAGGCGCAGGCGTTCAAGATCTTCATGGACGAGCCCGTGGAGCTGGGAGGCAGCAACGGCGCGCCCAGCCCGCTCGACTTCGTCCTCGCCGCGCACGCGGGCTGCCTGAACTACATGACCTTCTACATCGCCCGCGAGCTGGGCATCCCCGTGACGGGCACGGAGATCACCGTGCAGGGCTCGCTGAACCCCGCGAAGTTCGCCGGCACGAACGCGAACGTCCGCGCCGGCTACCAGTCCCTCACCGCCACCATCCACGTCCAGGGCAGCGCCACCCCGGAGCAGCTCCTCCACCTCCAGCGCGAAATCGAGACGCGCTGCCCGGTGAGCGACAACCTGGCGCACCCCACCCCCGTCCACCTGTCCCTGCGGGTCGCAGGATAG
- a CDS encoding LamG domain-containing protein, whose product MQKRTTLKLGVLLGVALAVVPSGVFAQGRPSLVNTRIRTPFGSNGHSSTVDGRVFVGNIREDSATTTTTWVARVFRPEAVTYDAAGKPSFSAAFSAGRTVDVRNGENALAFCFPDPAKPYTLSNGVAVYQPFLFDSQMFNGDNIFRRRPVDVRVSQPFTPQAEVSSFTTGALTRLTTVTGAAIRGIEPTMTSDGRLLIYQGGPANNGGIDHLMYAYNPTPCAPSGWSNPRPLSMMFNDPDAGVKRYPLAWKRLKAATGEDFGDTTSGALVRGAYAWVDHEGRNLVYIAVTYTDGARREAVSVVGADTNWTAYHIDGAINTDRMDLAHLFYSGPMWNFEQERLPSQSFPPGQSNEAHYLPVTKTHDVLALFGSNTSDYNEVDLGELMDPFSLLFLPMNELVTRAGAYDLTRTPDLSGHFFTGTLKGTASISPGNAVTRSPADSLWQPHGKGKALMVPGGGALAVDLTDASGTVPGVGGLVRGLSVEFAVRPDADIQTGCTTGNPYRYLMQKSGGLDVIYEASHRVQFSLVVNGQRVRLGVSPVLPVGEWSHLAYTWDGATGVFNEYLNGVPTNRALPVAPGTARLGAGTLYIGAGANLDAQRCPVNGEGSFRGAIDEVRLFTHARSNRSICMTAHGANCREEAIQHTPSAGQFAMSAQAPACTGTAALNTQACASAMHRGCAQRGAGDAMANTSNTWDTIMQLVSNRPPISLAGAPVASTATDLTVACAPIQHQSVAVTFEELARIHAGCTDERVVTGTHCTAAAHRFCNSQGWTTGQVFEVTSRPWVGCFNSGLRTDVEKSVLGPVSNLGDYTLPGSRLEVSQWCRARGYGAGVVQEIPSATKAHVHCFQPAVTATWKYAP is encoded by the coding sequence ATGCAAAAGCGAACTACCTTGAAGCTGGGTGTGTTGCTCGGCGTCGCGCTCGCGGTGGTGCCTTCGGGGGTGTTCGCGCAGGGGCGCCCGTCGCTGGTGAACACGCGCATCCGGACGCCCTTCGGCTCGAACGGACACTCCTCGACGGTGGATGGCCGCGTGTTCGTGGGCAACATCCGGGAGGACTCGGCGACGACGACGACGACGTGGGTTGCCCGGGTGTTCCGTCCGGAGGCGGTGACGTACGACGCGGCGGGCAAGCCGTCGTTCTCCGCCGCCTTCTCCGCGGGCAGGACGGTGGACGTGCGCAACGGGGAGAACGCGCTGGCGTTCTGCTTCCCCGACCCGGCGAAGCCGTACACGCTCTCCAACGGCGTCGCGGTGTACCAGCCGTTCCTCTTCGACTCGCAGATGTTCAACGGGGACAACATCTTCCGCCGCCGCCCGGTGGACGTGCGGGTGTCGCAGCCGTTCACGCCGCAGGCGGAGGTCTCATCCTTCACCACCGGGGCGCTGACGCGGCTCACCACCGTCACGGGCGCGGCCATCCGGGGCATCGAGCCGACGATGACGTCCGACGGGCGGCTGCTCATCTACCAGGGCGGGCCCGCGAACAACGGTGGCATCGACCACCTGATGTACGCGTACAACCCGACGCCGTGCGCGCCGTCGGGCTGGAGCAACCCGCGCCCGCTGTCGATGATGTTCAACGATCCGGACGCGGGCGTGAAGCGCTACCCGCTCGCGTGGAAGCGCCTGAAGGCGGCCACGGGCGAGGACTTCGGGGACACGACGTCCGGGGCGCTGGTCCGGGGCGCGTACGCGTGGGTGGACCACGAGGGGCGCAACCTCGTCTACATCGCCGTCACCTACACCGATGGTGCGCGGCGGGAGGCGGTCAGCGTGGTGGGCGCGGACACCAACTGGACCGCGTACCACATCGACGGGGCCATCAACACGGACCGCATGGACCTGGCGCACCTCTTCTACTCCGGGCCGATGTGGAACTTCGAGCAGGAGCGCCTGCCCTCGCAGAGCTTCCCTCCGGGCCAGAGCAACGAGGCGCACTACCTGCCGGTGACGAAGACGCACGACGTGCTGGCGCTCTTCGGCAGCAACACGTCGGACTACAACGAGGTGGACCTGGGCGAGCTGATGGACCCCTTCTCCCTGCTCTTCCTGCCCATGAACGAGCTTGTCACGCGCGCGGGCGCGTACGACCTGACGCGCACGCCGGACCTGTCCGGCCACTTCTTCACCGGCACGCTCAAGGGCACTGCCTCCATCTCCCCGGGCAACGCGGTGACGCGCTCGCCCGCGGACTCGCTGTGGCAGCCGCACGGCAAGGGCAAGGCGCTGATGGTGCCCGGCGGCGGCGCGCTCGCGGTGGACCTGACGGACGCCTCTGGCACGGTGCCCGGCGTGGGCGGACTGGTGCGGGGCCTGTCGGTGGAGTTCGCGGTGCGGCCGGACGCGGACATCCAGACGGGGTGCACCACCGGCAATCCCTACCGCTACCTGATGCAGAAGTCTGGCGGGCTGGACGTCATCTACGAGGCGAGCCACCGGGTGCAGTTCTCGCTGGTCGTCAATGGCCAGCGGGTGCGGCTGGGCGTCAGCCCCGTGCTCCCCGTGGGGGAGTGGAGCCACCTGGCGTACACCTGGGATGGCGCCACCGGCGTCTTCAACGAGTACCTCAACGGCGTGCCCACGAACCGCGCGCTGCCCGTGGCGCCGGGGACGGCCCGGCTGGGCGCGGGGACGCTCTACATCGGCGCGGGGGCGAACCTGGACGCGCAGCGCTGCCCGGTGAACGGCGAGGGGTCGTTCCGGGGAGCCATCGACGAGGTGCGCCTCTTCACGCACGCGCGCTCCAACCGGAGCATCTGCATGACGGCGCACGGCGCGAACTGCCGCGAGGAGGCCATCCAGCACACGCCCTCCGCGGGTCAGTTCGCGATGAGCGCGCAGGCGCCGGCCTGCACCGGCACGGCGGCGCTGAACACCCAGGCCTGCGCGTCCGCGATGCACCGGGGCTGCGCGCAGCGGGGCGCGGGGGACGCGATGGCGAACACCTCCAACACCTGGGACACCATCATGCAGCTCGTCAGCAACCGGCCGCCCATCTCGCTCGCGGGGGCTCCGGTGGCGTCCACGGCCACGGACCTGACGGTGGCGTGCGCGCCCATCCAGCACCAGAGCGTGGCGGTGACGTTCGAGGAGCTGGCGCGCATCCACGCGGGCTGCACGGATGAGCGCGTGGTGACGGGCACGCACTGCACCGCCGCGGCGCACCGCTTCTGCAACAGCCAGGGGTGGACGACGGGACAGGTGTTCGAGGTGACGTCCCGGCCGTGGGTGGGCTGCTTCAACTCCGGGCTCCGGACGGACGTGGAGAAGTCCGTACTGGGGCCGGTGTCCAACCTGGGCGACTACACGCTCCCGGGCTCGCGGTTGGAGGTGAGCCAGTGGTGCCGCGCCAGGGGCTACGGGGCCGGCGTCGTGCAGGAGATTCCCAGCGCCACCAAGGCCCACGTGCACTGCTTCCAGCCGGCGGTGACGGCCACCTGGAAGTACGCGCCGTAG